The Schistocerca gregaria isolate iqSchGreg1 chromosome 1, iqSchGreg1.2, whole genome shotgun sequence genome includes a window with the following:
- the LOC126273154 gene encoding neurofilament heavy polypeptide-like: MDTKTQGVHKDARSPQRRKESTKTQGVHKDARSPQRRKESTKTQGVHKDARSPQRRKESTKTQGVHKDARSPQRRKKSTKTQEVHKDARSPQRRKKSTKTQEVHKDARSPQRRKKSTKTQEVHKDARSPQRRKKSTKTQEVHKDARSPQRRKKSTKTQEVHKDARSPQRRKKSTKTQEVHKDARSPQRRKKSTKTQEVHKDARSPQRRKKSTKTQEVHKDARSPQRRKKSTKTQEVHKDARSPQRRKKSTKTQEVHKDARSPQRRKKSTKTQEVHKDARSPQRRKKSTKTQEVHKDARSPQRRKKSTKTQEVHKDARSPQRRKKSTKTQEVHKDARSPQRRKKSTKTQEVHKDARSPQRRKKSTKTQEVHKDARSPQRRKKSTKTQEVHKDARSPQRRKKSTKTQEVHKDARSPQRRKKSTKTQEVHKDARSPQRRKKSTKTQEVHKDARSPQRRKESTKTQGVHKDARSPQRRKESTKTQGVHKDARSPQRRKESTKTQGVHKDARSPQRRKESTKTQGVHKDARSPQRRKESTKTQGVHKDARSPQRRKESTKTQGVHKDARSPQRRKESTKTQGVHKDARSPQRRKESTKTQGVHKDARSPQRRKESTKTQGVHKDARSPQRRKESTKTQGVHKDARSPQRRKKSTKTQEVHKDARSPQRRKKSTKTQEVHKDARSPQRRKKSTKTQEVHKDARSPQRLYKATRIVDAAPHWCVLLLTLPPHNTWVDWVTSHVSPPPFQTRPAGSRSRLCPQRVTAAVAVRCSAAREVSASVTRARPALPSQHSSFGGPRASSGRGCGLVAAHRRGGWGRPTAEKGRTRRSHCVCLGLRSLAATDARPRRPRSNPAAGGSQLQCSQRRCTGFSVPTGLSVFPQCNATS, encoded by the exons ATGGACACAAAGACGCAaggagtccacaaagacgcaaggagtccacaaagacgcaaggagtccacaaagacgcaaggagtccacaaagacgcaaggagtccacaaagacgcaaggagtccacaaagacgcaaggagtccacaaagacgcaaggagtccacaaagacgcaaggagtccacaaagacgcaaggagtccacaaagacgcaagaagtccacaaagacgcaagaagtccacaaagacgcaagaagtccacaaagacgcaagaagtccacaaagacgcaagaagtccacaaagacgcaagaagtccacaaagacgcaagaagtccacaaagacgcaagaagtccacaaagacgcaagaagtccacaaagacgcaagaagtccacaaagacgcaagaagtccacaaagacgcaagaagtccacaaagacgcaagaagtccacaaagacgcaagaagtccacaaagacgcaagaagtccacaaagacgcaagaagtccacaaagacgcaagaagtccacaaagacgcaagaagtccacaaagacgcaagaagtccacaaagacgcaagaagtccacaaagacgcaagaagtccacaaagacgcaagaagtccacaaagacgcaagaagtccacaaagacgcaagaagtccacaaagacgcaagaagtccacaaagacgcaagaagtccacaaagacgcaagaagtccacaaagacgcaagaagtccacaaagacgcaagaagtccacaaagacgcaagaagtccacaaagacgcaagaagtccacaaagacgcaagaagtccacaaagacgcaagaagtccacaaagacgcaagaagtccacaaagacgcaagaagtccacaaagacgcaagaagtccacaaagacgcaagaagtccacaaagacgcaagaagtccacaaagacgcaagaagtccacaaagacgcaagaagtccacaaagacgcaagaagtccacaaagacgcaagaagtccacaaagacgcaagaagtccacaaagacgcaagaagtccacaaagacgcaagaagtccacaaagacgcaagaagtccacaaagacgcaagaagtccacaaagacgcaagaagtccacaaagacgcaagaagtccacaaagacgcaagaagtccacaaagacgcaagaagtccacaaagacgcaagaagtccacaaagacgcaagaagtccacaaagacgcaagaagtccacaaagacgcaagaagtccacaaagacgcaagaagtccacaaagacgcaagaagtccacaaagacgcaagaagtccacaaagacgcaagaagtccacaaagacgcaagaagtccacaaagacgcaaggagtccacaaagacgcaaggagtccacaaagacgcaaggagtccacaaagacgcaaggagtccacaaagacgcaaggagtccacaaagacgcaaggagtccacaaagacgcaaggagtccacaaagacgcaaggagtccacaaagacgcaaggagtccacaaagacgcaaggagtccacaaagacgcaaggagtccacaaagacgcaaggagtccacaaagacgcaaggagtccacaaagacgcaaggagtccacaaagacgcaaggagtccacaaagacgcaaggagtccacaaagacgcaaggagtccacaaagacgcaaggagtccacaaagacgcaaggagtccacaaagacgcaaggagtccacaaagacgcaaggagtccacaaagacgcaaggagtccacaaagacgcaaggagtccacaaagacgcaaggagtccacaaagacgcaaggagtccacaaagacgcaaggagtccacaaagacgcaaggagtccacaaagacgcaaggagtccacaaagacgcaaggagtccacaaagacgcaaggagtccacaaagacgcaagaagtccacaaagacgcaagaagtccacaaagacgcaagaagtccacaaagacgcaagaagtccacaaagacgcaagaagtccacaaagacgcaagaagtccacaaagacgcaagaagtccacaaagacgcaagaagtccacaaagacgcaagaagtccacaaagacgcaagaagtccacaaagac TGTACAAGGCGACACGTATTGTGGATGCTGCACCCCACTGGTGCGTCCTCCTCCTTACTCTTCCTCCTCACAATACCTGGGTCGACTGGGTGACGAGCCACGTATCTCCTCCTCCATTCCAGACGCGGCCAGCTGGGTCGCGCTCGAGGCTCTGCCCGCAGCGTGTGACAGCCGCAGTCGCAGTGCGGTGTTCTGCCGCACGTGAAGTCAGCGCCAGCGTCACTCGTGCGCGGCCGGCACTCCCGTCGCAGCACTCGTCGTTTGGCGGCCCCCGAGCGTCCAGTGGGCGAGGCTGCGGCCTCGTGGCCGCCCACAGAAGGGGAGGCTGGGGCAGACCTACAGCGGAGAAGGGCCGGACTCGCCGCAGCCACTGTGTGTGTCTCGGCCTCCGCTCCCTGGCTGCGACTGACGCGAGGCCGCGGAGGCCCCGTAGTAACCCGGCTGCTGGCGGCTCTCAGCTGCAGTGTTCGCAGCGCCGATGCACCGGCTTCTCAGTGCCAACTGGACTATCAGTATTTCCACAATGTAATGCGACATCGTAA